ATGTCTGGGTGGTTTTCTCCAACACAGGATGCCAAAACCCCCTACATCAGAGACACCAGGTGATAGACATGCAGCCTGCCCCAAACCTGGATGCCCACACTCACAAAAGGAATGGCCGTGGCTCCTCCAAGAGAGGCACATTACATTTACATCTGTCACATGAACTGTCATTCTGTTCCTTGCCATGGCATCAGATTCTCAGTCATATGTTCCCACTAGTTCATCAACAGACACATGGAAACACCTTCCTGAGAGCCACTTTGACATCTTTATTCCTCAGAGAGTAAATGAGGGGGTTCAGGGTAGGACTGACTGCTGTGTACAATAAGGCAACCACCTTGCCATTTTCCAAGGAGGACCCAGAGCCAGGCTGCACATAGGTATAGATGACGGTTGAGTAATACAGGGTGACCACCACCAGGTGGGCAGAGCAGGTGGAGAAGGCACGCCTCTTGCCCTCAGCAGAGCGGATGCGCAGGATGCTGGCAATGATGAAACTGTAGGATACCATGGTCAATAGGAAGTTGACCACACCAAAATAAACATCTGCAATGACAATCATGATGTTGTTGAGTGTAGTTGGGCTGcaagacagcagcagcagtgttGGGATTTCACATAAGAAGTGACGAATTTTGTTGGGGCCACAGAAATCGAGCTGCGCCATTAGGCCAGTGTGCACAGACGTGCTGACTGCACTGATGAGCCACACACTGCCTGCGAGTAGGACACAGATGGGTCGACTCATCAGCATGCTGTAGTGCAGTGGGcggcagatggccacatagcggtcataggccatggcagTGAGCAGCAGCAGCTCAGCCCCCAGAAACCAGGTTAGGAAGAAAAGCTGGGTCATGCATCCCTTATAAGAGATGTGGCTGCCCTTACCCACCAGACCCTCCAACAGCTTGGGAAGAACTGTGGATGTGCACACAATGTCCAACAGGGCCAGGTTTgcaaggaagaagtacatgggggtgtgGAGACTTGGGTTCAGGCTGATGGCCATGATGATGAGGGTGTTTCCTGCAAGAGCCAGgatataaaaaaggaagaagaaggctAAGAAGAAAGCCTGGAACCCAGGATCCCCAGAGAATCCCTGCAGGACAAACTCTACCACAGACGTGTAGTTGTTCATTGCCATTGGAGAGTGAGCCACTGGGAATTAGTATGCCACAGGTATGGTCAAGAGGACACCATCATCTCACATAGGGTCCAGACAGGTGTGACCAGGACTGCTTGTCATGGTTGTTGTTGCTGTAGAAAGCACATAATTAAAATGGCATTATTTCTCAGCATATCTTTAGTCACCCAGGCCTTTTCAAAGCGTATAAACCTCTCGGGCCAAGAAACAGGTGGACTGATCAGCATGTGGTAAAGCAGCTCTGCTCTCTCCAGCGTCTCCATGGGACTGAGATGTCCCAGAGCCTTCCAGGAGATTCACAGGTGGGCTGTTGACTACATGGAAACAAAGAACTCACACAAAAGTATGCCCTGAACAAGGAAGTGTGTCTTCTTCCCTGTGAATGCACAGATCAGTGCCTTTCTCCTGCAAGGTGAGCTTGAGAGCAGGACCTGAGCTTTTGATACCTCCCCCACCTCCTACCACCGAAGAACCAAGCAAGGCAGAGTCTCCAGGGCCAGCACTTGTCCCTGCAAATGCAAAGGCTGGGCTGTCAGCATTCCCTGCAGATGCCCGATGGCTTTGTACAGCACACAGGGCTTCTCCGTTGAGCCCCCAAATATCCTGTCTGTCTGCAGTTCTGGAGCACAGGGGGCTCTGAGCCCTGAACTCTGCACCAGATTCACAGGAAACCACCCTGCCTCTCTCAGAGATCTAGATCTGCCTTAGAGCTAAGCCACAGGGCAAGATTTCTGTTCAATACTGATCAACAGCCCAGATAGGTCCCAAAGCAGACCTACAGAAGCAAACTCTTAAAATTGCAAACTGAAACTGTGAAGCAAAGTGTTTCTggtaacagttttttttaaaaaaaaaaatattgaaataggTCAGGACAAAACCAAATGTCTTTTGACAATCATCCCTCCCCcgacacaaaacaaaaagggaaaagcaGAGAAGGTAGGTGCCCCAAAGGAAGAAGTGAGTAGAGGCAGGATCAACTCACATGAAAGCAGAAGTTGTTGCTGGGTGCTCGTCTATGCCCAAGATGTCTTCATATCATGGAGACTATGCAGTGTGGTCACAATGTTAGAGCCCTGTGTCTCTATTGTTTTCTGTTGACCTTAAGGTGGGTTCTCCCCCTTGGGGTGGACACTGAGATTGCTAGGGAGTGGCCCTCAGAGAGCAATTACCCATTTTGAGGTAAACAGGAGTCCCTGTGGGGCCATAGTCCCCAAACTGACATACCAGAACCC
The DNA window shown above is from Cricetulus griseus strain 17A/GY chromosome 3, alternate assembly CriGri-PICRH-1.0, whole genome shotgun sequence and carries:
- the LOC100763823 gene encoding olfactory receptor 13A1, yielding MAMNNYTSVVEFVLQGFSGDPGFQAFFLAFFFLFYILALAGNTLIIMAISLNPSLHTPMYFFLANLALLDIVCTSTVLPKLLEGLVGKGSHISYKGCMTQLFFLTWFLGAELLLLTAMAYDRYVAICRPLHYSMLMSRPICVLLAGSVWLISAVSTSVHTGLMAQLDFCGPNKIRHFLCEIPTLLLLSCSPTTLNNIMIVIADVYFGVVNFLLTMVSYSFIIASILRIRSAEGKRRAFSTCSAHLVVVTLYYSTVIYTYVQPGSGSSLENGKVVALLYTAVSPTLNPLIYSLRNKDVKVALRKVFPCVC